CACGATAAATCTCACAGACTCTATTGCGGACCTGTGCAATATGAATTTAAGTATAATTATAGCGACGAGTAAAAATAGACTGCTAGATCTACTACAGCCAGTTTCTCTCTACTACAGCCGGGTTCATTAGCGTTGCATTATAAAGCGCTGTAAACCATGAGGTGCAAAGTGCTTTTGAACAGCAGTATGAACTGGCGAATTTGCtcacaattaaaaatttaaaaaaatatttttaatattgtttggCTATTTGTAGTTCTGGGATGTATGAAAAGGAAACGTAAACAGGTCAGAATCCCAGGCTTGTTCCCATTCTAAAGCAATGTTGTCAATATGGccagttcttgtttttttaagtccCGTTTTTCCACTGCCCTATTAAGCTTTAGCCACTACTAAGATTTTGACGCATGATAGATGCGTGGcgcgtatgtatgtatattcGTTAATACTAGCCACTTGAGTCTATTGTGGTTAGACAGAATCACTCAAATTCCCaggtctttctttctgtctttctttctttcttttttacaagtAGTCAGGGCCATTATTTATGTATGACCTTACGGAAATTATTTTGGATAATATTTGGCTGTGCCAACGATTGACCTATTGTAATATTagcctgtttgtttatttcactccCTGTATTTCCcgtacataaaataaacaatgcgaacaaaataattgtttctaGCATTCCGTTTCAAAACACGGGTGTTGGGCGGATAAGGCTTGATTTACATCCACTGCACCGTAACACGCCCTATAGTACCAGGGGGATTTAATGTACGTCAATGTATCTTTCAGAATCAATCAAGTGCATCAGAACAATGTCGCTGTATCCGTCGTTAGAGGACATGAAGGTGGATAAATTCATGCAGGTATGATTAGCGTTTAAGTTCACgtgtgtgcttttttcagtGCGAATGTCAATATGGAATCAGTATGCTcctattttttgttgtttttcagcgAGTTAAAAATGGCTACCTTTTAGCTTGTGGGtatattttggttttatgttGATTTTTGTACTGTTGATAACATGTTGTTTTCTACATTTATTAATGTTGCTCAGGCTCAGAGTGCTTATGCAGCAAGCCCATCAAAGCCAGCTGCACTGCCAGAGGCATCCAATCTGAATTCTGCTGAGGAGAGCAATGGTAGGATATTGCTTTATGATGCATTGTAAAGACTGTGGAAAGCAACTTTACGGTAATGTAAAATACAGCAGACCTTTTAGCCACATCGATACATTATAAAGGGATCTCaagcaacatttattttcacttacGCGACCTTATCTGTATGGTACAGTGTTGTGTTAAGAGGGGGGTTGTTGACCTAAATAATGTgcagtattgatttttttctgcaaggcTTTTCTGTGGATAGGGGTTCTGCAGTAGACTAATTCTGTCACATGCACTTATACTTCTGACTTTTCTTCAGATGTCATCAATTCCTACCATTTTATGTGTGTGGTATCCTTGTAGAATGTTCTTACACATGTACGAGACAGATAAAACACTGATACTAATGCACTGAGCGGGTATTTATGGTTTCTGGCCCATTAATATGTCTTCAAAGCCTGTAGCTTATTGATTTAAGACAAtagcattgcattacaggcgtttagcagacactcttgtccagagtaacttacacaactttttacatagcatttacattgcatcaattatacagctggatatatacagaagcaatgctagctaagcaccttgctcaagggtacaacggcagtgtcctacccaggaatcaaaccggtgaccttttggttacaagaccCTTTCCTTACCaatcatactacactgccgaCCCTAACAGCAAAGTAAAGGAATCAGTGTCACCATCATAATGCAATTGGATATTTGTGCAAAATATTGACAGAAGTAACAGACAGAGTGAATGGGcaaaaatattgtacattttcttttgcgtGCTATTAAACCCAAGACAACCCTGCTTGGTCACCAGTCAGTAGATGATGAGATTGCACTCCTGCTGAAAAGTTGAGAGCTGGAAGTATGAGCCAGAAATGGAGtatcaaacaaaatacatacagtatctaAATCTGATACAGTGAGAGGACATGATTATATGTTCTCTTTGTAAATATTAagtgaaaaattattaaatcattaaaaaaattacaaatgaccaaatccctatatttgatattttgtgtgtgtgagtgtgcgtgcttgtatgtgtgcatgtgcgcatgtgtgttggtctttacaaacatgcaaacattatGGTTTATGGTTCACATGGGTCTTTGGATAAATTTTATTAGTTGAGTTTTGAGACATTTACAGTGTCAGAAAACGTACAACCAATTACACTTTTGCCATAAcatgagtttttaaaatttattttaataacacaGATTATAACATATGTCCATAGCACATGGTTAATGTGTTTATATCACAGTTTCATATAACAGTTTGACAAGAACATGAACAAGAACATTTTTCCTGAATTTTCCCGCAGGTCTGTACCCAAGGCTGTACCCAGAGCTGACAGAATTTATGGGCCTGAGCCTCACAGAGGAAGCTGTGCAGCAGGCCTTCTCGGTGGTGCCAGCTGAAGATTACTCTGGGGTAAAGTGTCTTTTATGAGAACAAGTTGCCGTAGGctcaacaaatttttttttgtttaatgagtGGAACAGGTTAGGCCATTCACTGCTGTGTATTTCCGGATTATAACATAAATGGTCACTTGTCTGAATCTTTCAGTAAACACccaaaactcatttaaaatatactttttgtCTCAAAGTGTatgaagcaaacaaacaaaattacagcagtctagTATTAGAAGTAGCTTTAATTATATAGCACACtttaagtgatttttttcttcattaatcCCACTGTattcttttgtcattttaaaatagcaaTCTGGAAAATGgaccatttattttaaaatgtttcataaaatgaaaaaatgttttgcagatTTTTCCAGAAATAGAGCTGGTGTTAAACCATCATTCCTTTGTGTTTTCCCCTGCTGTGCTGTTCTCACGCAAATCCAACACATCCCTTTCCTTTCTTACCTGCAGCAAATTGCTACAAGGTCATCGGCTCTGAGTTACATGACTGCCCCGATTACAAGGAATGACTGTGGCGTCcgtaaagctgaaataaaacaggGAGTCAGGGAGGTGATCTTGTGCAAAGACATGGAGGGCAAGATTGGACTGCGCTTGAAATCTGTGGATAATGTAAGACACTAATTCAGTCGTAGCAAAGAGATACCTTTAGTCAGTGTAACACTGTTAAggtctattaaaaaaaaaacaaaaaaaaaacccagaaagagTTTTACTGTGGATTAATAATTGAAAATGCAGATTCCATTTTGCATAATACATTTCATCTTTACAGgtccacacactgtaacagtTTTGAACAttcacatttctaaaaaaacaaaagtacttAACTTACACTTAGTATGCActtaaatgcatacatatggCCATGCTTTCTATGTGTGAGTAAAGGTTGTTGTACTTGACCACATGGATAACGTGGCTAAAGAGAAACAAAGCACAGATGTAATTGTGTTGGTTAGCTGGTGACTGCATTATGGCGGCTGATGTTTTGCAGGGGGTGTTTGTCCAGCTTGTGCAAGCGAACACGGCCGCGGCACTGGGGGGGCTGC
This is a stretch of genomic DNA from Anguilla rostrata isolate EN2019 chromosome 4, ASM1855537v3, whole genome shotgun sequence. It encodes these proteins:
- the sdcbp gene encoding syntenin-1; the encoded protein is MSLYPSLEDMKVDKFMQAQSAYAASPSKPAALPEASNLNSAEESNGLYPRLYPELTEFMGLSLTEEAVQQAFSVVPAEDYSGQIATRSSALSYMTAPITRNDCGVRKAEIKQGVREVILCKDMEGKIGLRLKSVDNGVFVQLVQANTAAALGGLRFGDQVLQINGENCAGWSTDKAHKVLKNAAAERIAFVVRDRPFERTVTLHKDANGQLGFIFKKGKITFIVKDSSAARNGLLTDHHICEVNGQNVIGLKDSQISDILNSAGTVITVTIMPTVICEHMMKKMSSSIVKSLMDHSIPEV